The Pseudomonas asiatica genome has a segment encoding these proteins:
- a CDS encoding sigma-E factor negative regulatory protein codes for MSREALQESLSAVMDNEADELELRRVLNAVDDAETRATWSRYQVARAAMHKELLLPNLDIASAVSAALADEAVPAKAKKGPWRSIGRLAVAASVTVAVLAGVRMYNQDEITGAELAAQQPAQQGLTVPQAQGPAVLAGYSESSEQPTGPMANGVLQNQAGWDQRLPGYLRQHAQESALKGTETALPYARAASLENR; via the coding sequence ATGAGTCGTGAAGCTTTGCAGGAATCGCTGTCCGCGGTGATGGATAACGAAGCGGACGAGCTTGAACTGCGTCGTGTGTTGAACGCCGTAGACGATGCTGAAACCCGTGCCACCTGGTCGCGTTACCAGGTTGCCCGCGCAGCCATGCACAAGGAGCTGCTGCTGCCCAACCTGGATATCGCCTCGGCGGTGTCTGCAGCGCTGGCTGACGAAGCCGTGCCGGCCAAGGCCAAGAAAGGGCCATGGCGCAGCATTGGCCGCCTGGCGGTAGCTGCCTCGGTCACCGTAGCGGTGCTGGCCGGTGTGCGCATGTACAACCAGGACGAGATCACTGGCGCCGAGCTTGCTGCCCAGCAACCTGCCCAGCAAGGCCTGACTGTGCCACAAGCACAAGGCCCGGCCGTTTTGGCAGGCTATAGTGAGAGCAGTGAGCAACCGACCGGGCCGATGGCCAACGGCGTGCTGCAGAACCAGGCCGGCTGGGACCAGCGTCTGCCAGGCTACCTGCGCCAGCATGCCCAGGAATCTGCGCTCAAGGGCACTGAAACCGCATTGC
- the rpoE gene encoding RNA polymerase sigma factor RpoE codes for MLTQEEDQQLVERVQRGDRRAFDLLVLKYQHKILGLIVRFVHDTHEAQDVAQEAFIKAYRALGNFRGDSAFYTWLYRIAINTAKNYLVSRGRRPPDSDVSSEDAEFYDGDHGLKDLESPERSLLRDEIEGTVHRTIQQLPEDLRTALTLREFDGLSYEDIASVMQCPVGTVRSRIFRAREAIDKALQPLLQET; via the coding sequence ATGCTAACCCAGGAAGAGGATCAGCAGCTTGTCGAGCGCGTTCAGCGCGGTGACAGGCGAGCTTTCGATCTGTTGGTGCTGAAGTATCAGCACAAGATTCTCGGGTTGATCGTGCGGTTCGTTCACGATACCCACGAGGCCCAGGATGTAGCACAGGAAGCCTTCATCAAGGCCTACCGTGCGCTTGGCAACTTCCGCGGAGACAGTGCGTTCTATACGTGGCTGTACCGCATCGCCATCAACACGGCGAAGAACTACCTGGTGTCCCGTGGAAGACGGCCGCCAGACAGTGATGTGAGCTCCGAGGATGCGGAGTTTTACGACGGCGATCATGGTCTCAAGGATCTCGAGTCCCCAGAACGCTCGTTGTTGCGGGATGAAATCGAAGGCACTGTCCATCGCACCATCCAGCAACTGCCTGAAGACCTGCGCACGGCATTGACCCTGCGTGAGTTCGACGGGCTGAGTTACGAAGACATTGCCAGTGTCATGCAATGTCCGGTGGGTACCGTGCGCTCTCGAATCTTCCGCGCTCGGGAGGCCATAGACAAAGCCCTGCAACCTTTGCTGCAGGAAACCTGA
- the nadB gene encoding L-aspartate oxidase encodes MSQQFQHDVLVIGSGAAGLSLALNLPSHLRVAVLSKGDLANGSTFWAQGGVAAVLDNTDTVQSHVEDTLNAGGGLCHEEAVRFTVEHSREAIEWLIEQGVPFTRDEHYSVDDGGFEFHLTREGGHSHRRIIHAADATGAAIFTTLLEQARLRSNIQLLEQRVAVDLITERRLGLPGERCLGAYVLDRNTGEVDTFGARFTVLATGGAAKVYLYTSNPDGACGDGIAMAWRAGCRVANLEFNQFHPTCLYHPQAKSFLVTEALRGEGALLRLPNGERFMPRFDPREELAPRDIVARAIDHEMKRLGVDCVYLDITHKPADFIKSHFPTVYERCLAFGIDITRQPIPVVPAAHYTCGGVMVDDRGHTDVPGLYAIGETSFTGLHGANRMASNSLLECFVYGRAAAADIQAHLDEVVMPKALPGWDASQVTDSDEDVIIAHNWDELRRFMWDYVGIVRTSKRLQRAQHRIRLLLDEIDEFYSNYKVSRDLIELRNLAQVAELMILSAMQRKESRGLHYTLDYPGMLDEAKDTILSPI; translated from the coding sequence ATGAGCCAACAATTCCAACATGATGTCCTGGTGATCGGCAGCGGTGCCGCCGGTCTCAGCCTGGCACTGAACCTCCCCAGCCACCTGCGAGTCGCCGTGCTCAGCAAGGGCGACCTGGCCAACGGCTCGACCTTCTGGGCCCAGGGCGGTGTCGCGGCAGTGCTGGACAATACCGATACCGTGCAGTCGCATGTCGAGGACACCCTCAATGCCGGCGGCGGCCTGTGCCACGAAGAAGCTGTGCGCTTTACCGTCGAGCACAGCCGCGAAGCCATCGAGTGGCTGATCGAGCAAGGCGTGCCCTTTACCCGCGACGAGCACTACAGCGTCGACGACGGTGGCTTCGAGTTCCACCTGACCCGCGAAGGCGGCCATAGCCACCGGCGCATCATCCATGCCGCCGACGCCACCGGCGCAGCCATCTTCACCACGCTGCTGGAGCAGGCCCGTCTGCGCTCGAACATCCAGCTGCTGGAGCAGCGCGTGGCGGTCGACCTGATTACCGAACGTCGCCTCGGCCTGCCCGGCGAGCGCTGCCTGGGTGCCTATGTGCTCGACCGCAACACCGGCGAGGTGGACACCTTCGGTGCGCGCTTCACCGTGCTGGCGACTGGCGGCGCGGCCAAGGTCTACCTGTATACCAGCAACCCCGATGGTGCCTGCGGCGACGGCATCGCCATGGCCTGGCGGGCCGGTTGTCGGGTGGCGAACCTGGAGTTCAACCAGTTCCACCCGACTTGCCTGTACCACCCGCAGGCCAAGAGTTTCCTGGTCACCGAAGCCCTGCGCGGCGAAGGTGCCCTGCTGCGCCTGCCCAATGGCGAGCGCTTCATGCCACGCTTCGACCCCCGCGAAGAACTGGCCCCGCGCGACATCGTGGCCCGCGCCATCGACCACGAGATGAAGCGCCTGGGTGTGGACTGCGTGTACCTGGACATCACCCACAAGCCGGCCGACTTCATCAAGAGCCACTTCCCCACCGTGTACGAGCGCTGCCTGGCCTTCGGCATCGACATCACCCGCCAGCCGATCCCGGTAGTACCTGCGGCGCACTACACCTGCGGCGGAGTGATGGTCGACGACCGCGGCCACACCGATGTGCCGGGCCTGTATGCCATAGGTGAAACCAGCTTCACCGGCCTGCACGGTGCCAACCGCATGGCCAGCAATTCGCTGCTGGAGTGCTTCGTCTATGGCCGTGCCGCCGCGGCCGACATCCAGGCGCACCTGGATGAAGTGGTCATGCCCAAGGCCCTGCCCGGCTGGGACGCCAGCCAGGTCACCGACTCGGACGAGGACGTGATCATTGCGCACAACTGGGACGAACTGCGGCGCTTCATGTGGGACTACGTCGGCATCGTGCGCACCAGCAAGCGCCTGCAGCGAGCGCAGCACCGCATTCGCCTGCTGCTGGACGAAATCGACGAGTTCTACAGCAACTACAAGGTCAGCCGCGACCTGATCGAATTGCGCAACCTGGCGCAGGTGGCCGAGTTGATGATCCTGTCGGCCATGCAGCGCAAGGAAAGCCGCGGACTGCATTACACCCTGGATTACCCGGGGATGCTGGACGAGGCCAAGGACACCATTCTCAGCCCGATCTGA
- a CDS encoding protein YgfX, whose product MSSPSECFECRWQGSRLLVAAYLGCQVLAWFAVWASPLPGWSALAVVAACIAHAGWAIPRRILLTHEHAVVGLRRDVRGWQVFSRARGWQPVRLCRDSVALPALVVLRFGRAGRWLGESQCVPRDALGADEHRRLRVRLKFSRRRWAGVSRA is encoded by the coding sequence GTGTCCAGCCCAAGTGAGTGCTTCGAGTGCCGCTGGCAAGGCTCGCGCCTGCTGGTGGCGGCCTACCTGGGGTGCCAGGTACTGGCGTGGTTCGCCGTATGGGCGAGCCCGCTGCCCGGGTGGTCGGCCCTTGCTGTTGTCGCCGCCTGTATTGCCCACGCTGGCTGGGCCATTCCCCGACGTATTCTGCTGACGCATGAGCATGCCGTTGTTGGCCTGCGCCGTGATGTGCGCGGCTGGCAGGTGTTCAGCCGTGCCCGTGGCTGGCAGCCGGTGCGCTTGTGCCGGGACAGCGTGGCGTTGCCGGCGCTGGTGGTGTTGCGCTTTGGGCGGGCGGGGCGCTGGTTGGGGGAGAGCCAATGCGTGCCACGGGATGCGCTGGGGGCTGATGAGCACCGGCGCTTGCGGGTGCGGTTGAAATTCAGCCGGCGCAGGTGGGCAGGGGTGAGCCGGGCATAA
- a CDS encoding succinate dehydrogenase assembly factor 2, whose product MVEQTELNRLFWHSRRGMLELDVLLVPFTQEVYPTLNETDRELYVRLLSCEDQDMFGWFMERTESEDPELQRMVRIILDRVQPK is encoded by the coding sequence ATGGTCGAACAAACTGAACTCAACCGGCTTTTCTGGCACAGCCGCCGCGGCATGCTGGAACTGGACGTACTGCTGGTGCCTTTCACCCAGGAAGTCTACCCCACGCTCAACGAAACCGACCGCGAACTCTACGTGCGTCTGTTGAGCTGCGAGGATCAGGACATGTTCGGCTGGTTCATGGAGCGCACCGAGTCCGAAGACCCGGAGCTGCAGCGCATGGTTCGCATCATCCTGGACCGTGTCCAGCCCAAGTGA
- a CDS encoding YgfZ/GcvT domain-containing protein — translation MADSAFFCPLSHEGILAVRGSDAGKFLQGQLTCNINYLSPEHASLGARCMVKGRMQSSFRILPEGNGYLLAMASELLDAQLADLKKYAVFSKATLTDESAAWARFGLQGGDAALQALGLDVPAAAGSTVRHDGLIAIAVSAGRVELWVPADKADSVRQALAAALPEGSLGDWLLGQIRAGIGQVMGPTRELFIPQMINLQAVDGVSFKKGCYTGQEIVARMQYLGKLKRRQYRLALDQQAIPAPGAEIFSPTHGSSVGEVVIAASNGTGCELLAVLSAEAVKDDNLHLGSLEGPRLQVLTLPYELDRDREIQR, via the coding sequence ATGGCCGATTCCGCTTTCTTCTGCCCCCTGTCCCACGAGGGCATCCTCGCCGTCCGCGGCTCCGATGCAGGCAAGTTCCTGCAAGGCCAGCTGACCTGCAACATCAACTACCTCAGCCCGGAACACGCCAGCCTCGGCGCCCGCTGCATGGTCAAGGGGCGCATGCAGTCGAGTTTCCGCATCCTGCCCGAAGGCAACGGCTACCTGCTGGCCATGGCCAGCGAGCTGCTCGACGCCCAGCTGGCCGACCTCAAGAAGTACGCCGTGTTCTCCAAGGCGACGCTGACCGATGAAAGCGCTGCCTGGGCACGCTTCGGCCTGCAAGGCGGCGATGCGGCGCTGCAGGCCCTGGGGCTCGATGTGCCTGCGGCAGCTGGCAGCACCGTGCGCCACGACGGGTTGATCGCCATTGCCGTGTCCGCTGGCCGCGTGGAGCTGTGGGTACCGGCAGACAAAGCCGACAGCGTTCGCCAGGCGCTGGCCGCCGCACTGCCCGAAGGTAGCCTCGGCGACTGGCTGCTGGGGCAGATTCGCGCCGGGATCGGCCAGGTAATGGGGCCGACCCGCGAGCTGTTCATCCCGCAGATGATCAACCTGCAGGCCGTCGACGGCGTCAGCTTCAAGAAGGGCTGTTACACCGGTCAGGAAATCGTTGCCCGCATGCAGTACCTGGGCAAGCTCAAGCGCCGCCAGTACCGCCTGGCACTGGACCAGCAGGCCATTCCGGCCCCGGGCGCCGAGATCTTCTCGCCCACCCATGGTTCGTCGGTCGGTGAAGTGGTCATCGCTGCCAGCAACGGCACAGGCTGCGAACTGCTCGCCGTGCTCAGCGCCGAAGCGGTGAAAGACGACAACCTGCACCTGGGCAGCCTGGAAGGCCCACGCCTGCAGGTGCTGACCCTGCCCTACGAACTGGACCGCGACCGGGAAATCCAGCGTTGA
- a CDS encoding HDOD domain-containing protein — MNKLAEMVQAQLLDAIEKDDLVLPTLPEVALSIREAAEDSEISVAALSKVIGRDAALSARLIKVVNSPLLRAAVEVTDLHTAITRLGINYSCNLAIGLVIEQIFHARAPAVEQKLRDIWANSLDVAGISYEICRRFTQLKPDQATLGGLVNQIGALPVLIYAEEHNELLSDPVCLHYVIEQIQPVLGDKILKAWEFPEQLVNLPSQVQDLDRQTDKIDYIDIVQIARCISQRGRHRPLAALPAYRHLGLPYGTELEVGELIEARSMLR; from the coding sequence ATGAACAAGCTGGCCGAGATGGTTCAAGCACAGTTGCTCGATGCCATCGAAAAGGATGACCTGGTCCTGCCGACCCTGCCCGAGGTTGCCTTGAGCATCCGCGAGGCGGCGGAAGACAGCGAAATCAGCGTAGCGGCCCTGAGCAAGGTGATCGGTCGCGATGCGGCCCTTTCAGCGCGCCTGATCAAGGTCGTCAACAGCCCGCTGCTGCGCGCGGCGGTCGAGGTCACCGACCTGCACACCGCCATCACGCGGCTGGGCATCAACTACAGCTGCAACCTGGCCATTGGCCTGGTGATCGAGCAGATTTTCCACGCCCGGGCGCCGGCGGTGGAGCAGAAGTTACGTGATATCTGGGCCAACAGCCTGGATGTGGCGGGCATCAGCTACGAAATTTGCCGCCGCTTTACACAACTCAAGCCCGACCAGGCCACCCTCGGCGGGCTGGTCAACCAGATTGGCGCACTGCCGGTGCTGATCTATGCCGAAGAGCACAACGAACTGCTGTCCGATCCGGTGTGCCTGCACTATGTGATCGAGCAGATCCAGCCGGTGCTGGGCGACAAGATCCTCAAGGCCTGGGAGTTTCCGGAGCAACTGGTCAACCTGCCGAGCCAGGTGCAGGACCTGGACCGGCAGACTGACAAGATCGACTACATCGACATCGTGCAGATCGCCCGCTGCATCAGCCAGCGCGGGCGCCACCGGCCACTGGCGGCACTACCGGCATACCGCCACCTGGGCCTGCCGTACGGCACCGAGCTTGAAGTAGGTGAACTGATTGAGGCGCGGAGCATGTTGCGCTGA
- a CDS encoding sensor histidine kinase, whose protein sequence is MRDNGSLRGRLLGNLALLLVVLMLASGLSAYWNGREAADTAYDRTLLASARTIAAGLSQRDGSLSADVPYVALDTFAYDSAGRIYYQVLDIQQRLISGYENLPAPPPGTPRTDDYPALARFYNATYLGQDVRVVSLLKPVSEPNMNGMAEIRVAETEEARVRMARGLMADTLLRLGMLALGALVMVWFAVSAALRPLERLRTAVEERQPDDLRALPVVQVQRELGPLVRALNHFTERLRGQFERQAQFIADAAHELRTPLAALKARVELGLRSAEPQEWRQTLESAAQGTDRLTHLANQLLSLARVENGARAIAEGGAQRLDLSQLARELGMAMAPLAHKRGVALALEAEAPVWLKGEPTLLNELLSNLVDNALAHTPAGGNVILRVLAPAVLEVEDDGPGIPEAERERVFERFYRRSAQGSGLGLAIVGEICRAHLAQVSLHDGAKGGLRVRVSFIAD, encoded by the coding sequence ATGCGTGACAACGGCAGCCTGCGTGGGCGCTTGCTCGGCAACCTGGCCTTGTTGCTGGTGGTGTTGATGCTGGCGAGTGGCCTGAGCGCTTATTGGAATGGCCGCGAGGCCGCCGACACCGCCTACGACCGGACCCTGCTGGCCTCGGCGCGGACCATTGCCGCAGGCCTGTCCCAGCGTGACGGCTCGCTGAGCGCAGATGTGCCCTACGTGGCCCTGGACACCTTCGCCTACGACAGTGCCGGGCGCATCTACTACCAGGTGCTGGACATCCAGCAGCGGCTGATTTCCGGCTACGAGAACCTGCCAGCGCCGCCGCCGGGCACACCGCGTACCGACGATTACCCGGCGCTGGCGCGGTTCTACAACGCCACCTACCTGGGCCAGGACGTGCGCGTTGTCAGCCTGCTGAAGCCGGTGAGCGAGCCGAACATGAACGGCATGGCGGAAATCCGTGTGGCCGAGACCGAGGAAGCGCGGGTGCGCATGGCCCGTGGCCTGATGGCCGATACCCTGCTGCGCCTGGGGATGCTGGCGCTGGGCGCGCTGGTGATGGTGTGGTTTGCCGTGAGTGCCGCTTTGCGGCCGCTGGAGCGCCTGCGCACGGCGGTGGAAGAACGCCAGCCGGACGACCTGCGGGCCTTGCCGGTGGTGCAGGTGCAGCGTGAGCTGGGCCCACTGGTGCGGGCTTTGAACCATTTCACCGAGCGTTTGCGCGGCCAGTTCGAGCGCCAGGCGCAGTTCATCGCCGACGCTGCCCACGAGTTGCGTACCCCGCTGGCCGCGCTGAAGGCGCGGGTCGAGCTGGGCTTGCGTTCGGCCGAACCGCAGGAGTGGCGGCAGACGCTGGAGTCCGCGGCCCAGGGCACTGACCGGCTGACCCACCTGGCCAACCAGCTGCTGTCGCTGGCGCGGGTCGAGAACGGTGCGCGGGCGATTGCCGAAGGCGGGGCGCAGCGCCTGGACCTGAGCCAGTTGGCTCGTGAGCTGGGCATGGCCATGGCACCGCTGGCGCACAAGCGTGGGGTGGCGCTGGCCCTGGAGGCCGAGGCGCCGGTGTGGCTGAAGGGGGAGCCGACGCTGCTCAACGAGCTGTTGAGCAACCTGGTGGACAATGCCTTGGCGCATACGCCGGCTGGCGGCAACGTGATCTTGCGGGTGCTGGCGCCGGCGGTGCTTGAGGTGGAGGACGACGGGCCGGGGATTCCCGAGGCCGAGCGTGAGCGGGTATTCGAGCGCTTCTACCGGCGCAGTGCGCAGGGCAGTGGGCTTGGCTTGGCGATTGTCGGCGAGATCTGCCGGGCGCACCTGGCGCAGGTGAGCCTGCATGACGGTGCGAAGGGCGGGTTGCGGGTGCGGGTGAGTTTTATCGCGGATTGA
- a CDS encoding response regulator, translating into MRVLLVEDHLQLAESVAQALKSHGLTVDVLHDGVAADLALASEEYAVAVLDVGLPRMDGFEVLARLRGRGKTLPVLMLTARSDVKDRVHGLNLGADDYLAKPFELTELEARVKALLRRSVLGGERQQRCGPLVYDLDTRRFALGGENLTLTSREQSVLEALIARPGRVMSKEQLAAQVFGLDEEASPDAIEIYIHRLRKKLDGHPVAIVTFRGLGYLLEHRDA; encoded by the coding sequence ATGCGTGTGCTGCTGGTCGAAGACCACCTGCAACTGGCCGAAAGCGTGGCCCAGGCCTTGAAAAGCCATGGCCTGACCGTGGATGTGCTGCATGACGGCGTGGCCGCCGACCTGGCCCTGGCCAGCGAGGAATACGCCGTGGCCGTGCTGGATGTCGGCTTGCCGCGCATGGACGGCTTCGAGGTGCTGGCGCGCCTGCGCGGCCGTGGCAAGACCCTGCCGGTGCTGATGCTGACCGCGCGCAGCGACGTCAAGGACCGGGTCCACGGCCTGAACCTGGGCGCCGACGACTACCTGGCCAAGCCGTTCGAGCTGACCGAACTGGAAGCACGGGTCAAGGCCCTGCTGCGGCGCAGCGTGCTCGGTGGCGAGCGCCAGCAACGCTGCGGGCCGCTGGTGTACGACCTGGACACCCGGCGCTTCGCCCTGGGTGGCGAAAACCTGACCCTGACCTCGCGCGAACAGAGCGTACTGGAAGCGCTGATCGCCCGCCCGGGCCGGGTGATGAGCAAGGAGCAACTGGCCGCCCAGGTGTTCGGCCTGGACGAAGAAGCCAGCCCCGACGCCATCGAAATCTACATCCACCGCCTGCGCAAGAAGCTCGACGGCCACCCGGTGGCCATCGTCACCTTCCGTGGCCTGGGCTACCTGCTCGAGCACCGCGATGCGTGA
- a CDS encoding OprD family porin, with the protein MLSSQPQAFAPTRSFAARPSAIASALALAGVAPMSQAAFFEDSTATFETRNMYFNRDFRDGTSAQQSKRDEWAQGFMLNFESGYTDGTVGFGLDALGMLGIKLDSSPDRTDTGLLPTHDDGKAADEYSKLGLTGKVKVSQTELKIGTLIPELPTLQPNDGRILPQTFEGGLLTSKEVKGLTFTGGRLDKAKDRNDTNWEDLALNNKNGRFGGSFSADNLDLAGLDYQFTDRITGSYHFAQLDDIYRQHFIGMVATQPWGPGTFGADLRLAVSDDAGAAKAGNIDNTTVNGMLSYALGGHKVSAAWQQLSGDSAFPYVDGADPYLVNFVQINDFAGADERSWQARYDYNFAALGVPGLTFMTRYISGDNVSRAAGGEGKEWERNTELKYVVQSGPLKNVAVRLRNATFRSNFARDADEVRLLVSYSVALW; encoded by the coding sequence ATGCTGTCATCGCAGCCGCAGGCGTTCGCGCCTACCCGTTCCTTTGCCGCACGCCCCTCCGCCATCGCCAGCGCCCTTGCGCTTGCCGGTGTCGCCCCGATGAGCCAGGCCGCCTTCTTCGAAGACAGCACGGCCACCTTCGAAACCCGCAACATGTACTTCAACCGCGACTTCCGCGACGGCACCAGTGCGCAGCAATCCAAGCGCGACGAGTGGGCCCAGGGCTTCATGCTCAACTTCGAGTCTGGCTACACCGATGGCACCGTGGGCTTCGGCCTGGATGCGCTGGGCATGCTCGGCATCAAGCTCGACTCCAGCCCCGACCGCACCGACACCGGCCTGCTGCCGACCCACGATGACGGCAAGGCCGCGGACGAGTACTCCAAGCTCGGCCTGACCGGCAAGGTGAAGGTGTCGCAGACCGAACTGAAGATCGGCACGCTGATCCCCGAACTGCCGACCCTGCAGCCCAACGATGGGCGCATCCTGCCGCAAACCTTCGAAGGCGGCCTGCTCACCTCGAAGGAGGTCAAGGGCCTTACCTTCACCGGCGGCCGACTGGACAAGGCCAAGGACCGCAACGACACCAACTGGGAAGACCTGGCCCTGAACAACAAGAACGGCCGCTTCGGTGGCTCGTTCAGCGCCGACAACCTGGACCTGGCCGGCCTCGACTACCAGTTCACCGATCGCATCACCGGCAGCTACCACTTTGCCCAGCTCGACGATATCTACCGCCAGCACTTCATCGGCATGGTCGCCACCCAGCCATGGGGCCCGGGCACCTTCGGCGCCGACCTGCGCCTGGCGGTGAGTGACGACGCCGGCGCCGCCAAGGCCGGCAACATCGACAACACCACCGTCAACGGCATGCTCAGCTACGCCCTGGGCGGGCACAAGGTCAGCGCCGCCTGGCAGCAGCTGTCCGGCGACAGCGCCTTCCCGTACGTCGATGGTGCCGACCCGTACCTGGTCAACTTCGTCCAGATCAACGACTTCGCCGGCGCCGACGAGCGCTCCTGGCAGGCGCGCTACGACTACAACTTCGCCGCACTCGGCGTGCCCGGCCTGACCTTCATGACTCGCTACATCAGTGGCGACAACGTCAGCCGCGCGGCCGGTGGCGAGGGCAAGGAGTGGGAGCGCAACACCGAACTGAAGTACGTGGTACAAAGCGGCCCGTTGAAGAACGTCGCCGTGCGCCTGCGCAACGCCACCTTCCGCTCCAACTTCGCCCGCGACGCGGACGAGGTGCGGCTGCTGGTGAGCTACAGCGTGGCGCTGTGGTAA
- a CDS encoding Bug family tripartite tricarboxylate transporter substrate binding protein, which yields MTFSLRRLVLATGCLLLAGNALAAEPKRPECIAPASPGGGFDLTCKLVQSALVQEKILTKPMRVTYMPGGVGAVAYNAVVAQRPADAGTLVAWSSGSLLNLAQGKFGRFDENAVKWLAAVGTSYGAIAVKSDSPYKTLDDLVAALKKDPSKVVIGSGGTVGSQDWMQTALIAKAAGINPRDLRYVALEGGGEIATALLGGHIQVGSTDISDSMPHIQSGNMRILAVFSENRLDEPEMKDIPTAKEQGYDIVWPVVRGFYLGPKVSDEDYAWWKQSFDKMLASEDFAKLRDQRELFPFAMTGAELDGYVKKQVADYKALAREFGLIQ from the coding sequence ATGACCTTTTCACTGCGCCGCCTCGTCCTCGCTACCGGCTGCCTGCTGCTGGCCGGCAACGCCCTCGCTGCCGAACCGAAACGCCCCGAATGCATTGCCCCCGCCTCGCCCGGCGGCGGCTTCGACCTGACCTGCAAACTGGTGCAGAGCGCCCTGGTGCAGGAAAAGATCCTCACCAAGCCGATGCGCGTCACCTACATGCCCGGCGGTGTCGGCGCGGTGGCCTACAACGCCGTGGTCGCCCAGCGCCCGGCCGATGCCGGCACCCTGGTGGCCTGGTCCAGCGGCTCGCTGCTGAACCTGGCCCAGGGCAAGTTCGGCCGCTTCGACGAAAACGCGGTGAAATGGCTGGCCGCCGTCGGCACCAGCTACGGCGCCATCGCAGTGAAAAGCGACTCGCCCTACAAGACCCTCGACGACCTGGTCGCGGCGTTGAAGAAAGACCCGAGCAAGGTGGTGATCGGCTCCGGCGGTACGGTCGGCAGCCAGGACTGGATGCAGACCGCCCTGATCGCCAAGGCCGCCGGCATCAACCCGCGTGACCTGCGCTACGTGGCCCTGGAAGGCGGCGGCGAAATCGCCACGGCGTTGCTGGGCGGGCATATCCAGGTAGGCTCGACCGACATCTCCGACTCCATGCCGCACATTCAGAGCGGCAACATGCGCATCCTCGCGGTGTTCTCGGAAAACCGCCTGGACGAGCCCGAGATGAAAGACATCCCCACCGCCAAGGAGCAGGGCTACGACATCGTCTGGCCGGTGGTACGCGGTTTCTACCTGGGGCCAAAGGTGAGCGACGAGGACTACGCCTGGTGGAAACAGTCATTCGACAAGATGCTGGCCTCGGAAGACTTCGCCAAGCTGCGTGACCAGCGCGAACTGTTCCCCTTCGCCATGACCGGTGCAGAGCTGGACGGCTATGTGAAGAAGCAAGTGGCTGACTACAAGGCACTGGCCAGGGAGTTTGGCCTGATCCAGTAA
- a CDS encoding tripartite tricarboxylate transporter TctB family protein, whose protein sequence is MILQRIFALALLAVCAALAVMAWPYQAAFSYEPVGPRAYPLLMLGLLGLGLLYLVFRPTPIVRKDDEPELDRETLIKITACVGLLIVFASTFEALGFILSAILVGVPMARLYGGRWLHSAIVVVGMSLFLYWLFDRVMDVPLPLGLLSVLEN, encoded by the coding sequence ATGATCCTGCAACGCATCTTCGCCCTGGCCCTGCTGGCGGTGTGCGCCGCCCTGGCCGTGATGGCCTGGCCTTACCAGGCGGCGTTTTCCTATGAACCGGTGGGCCCGCGCGCCTACCCGCTGTTGATGCTCGGCCTGTTGGGCCTGGGCCTGCTGTATCTGGTGTTTCGCCCCACGCCCATCGTGCGCAAGGACGACGAACCAGAACTGGACCGCGAAACCCTGATCAAGATCACCGCCTGCGTCGGCCTGCTGATCGTTTTCGCCAGCACCTTCGAAGCCCTGGGCTTCATCCTCAGCGCCATCCTGGTCGGCGTGCCCATGGCCCGCCTGTACGGCGGCCGCTGGCTGCACAGCGCCATCGTGGTGGTGGGCATGAGCCTGTTCCTCTACTGGCTGTTCGACCGCGTGATGGACGTGCCCCTGCCCCTTGGCCTGCTGAGCGTACTGGAGAACTGA